A section of the Pseudomonas lini genome encodes:
- a CDS encoding OmpA family protein translates to MSSNKTLALALCFAITGCAQTPQNDADGGSWWPFGSSDKVATKAPAPAPLKPAATAPVAKADSASPWYWPFGSDDGAGKVAKPDVKPEVKPEAKPVAVAKAEADAGGNWWWPFGGKEQSTAKAVPMPDPKVTQAWLDDYEPRLREAIKDSNLKLERRENVLVVTAPVEGSFNPDRPAMLLPVTLGPFTRVAKILEVDPKTAVLVLGHSDTSGAAPANVKLSQERAQAVAAIFRLSGLQRDRLMLRGMGGEAPRAANDSSEGRALNRRVELLVTPANTMVALLSKYNMPAPAPMKTMVAAQDIKPVAKPVTPAPAAKKAAVPATKKAPAKKAAAKAPAKKAVAKKTAPAKAAVDTKKVAVADDTKK, encoded by the coding sequence ATGTCATCCAATAAAACTCTCGCCCTGGCCCTGTGCTTCGCTATCACCGGTTGCGCACAAACCCCACAAAATGATGCAGACGGCGGCAGCTGGTGGCCGTTCGGCTCTTCCGACAAGGTTGCGACCAAAGCGCCGGCCCCGGCCCCGCTGAAACCTGCTGCAACAGCACCCGTCGCCAAGGCTGACAGTGCATCCCCTTGGTACTGGCCGTTCGGTTCCGATGATGGCGCCGGCAAGGTCGCCAAGCCCGACGTGAAGCCTGAGGTTAAACCTGAAGCCAAACCGGTCGCTGTGGCCAAGGCTGAAGCCGATGCCGGTGGCAATTGGTGGTGGCCGTTCGGCGGCAAGGAGCAGAGCACCGCTAAAGCCGTGCCGATGCCCGATCCGAAAGTAACCCAGGCCTGGCTCGACGACTACGAACCGCGCCTGCGCGAGGCGATCAAGGACAGCAACCTGAAGCTCGAGCGCCGTGAAAACGTGCTGGTCGTCACGGCACCGGTAGAAGGCTCGTTCAACCCTGATCGTCCGGCCATGCTGCTGCCGGTGACCCTCGGCCCGTTCACCCGTGTCGCGAAAATCCTCGAAGTCGATCCAAAGACTGCTGTGTTGGTACTCGGTCACAGTGATACGTCGGGCGCCGCACCGGCCAACGTGAAGCTGAGCCAGGAGCGCGCCCAGGCAGTGGCGGCGATCTTCCGTCTCAGCGGTCTGCAGCGTGATCGCCTGATGCTGCGCGGCATGGGTGGTGAGGCTCCGCGTGCCGCCAACGACAGTTCCGAAGGTCGTGCCTTGAACCGTCGCGTCGAGCTGTTGGTGACGCCGGCAAACACCATGGTCGCGTTGCTGAGCAAGTACAACATGCCGGCTCCCGCACCGATGAAAACTATGGTCGCTGCGCAAGACATCAAGCCAGTGGCCAAGCCTGTGACCCCGGCTCCTGCTGCGAAGAAAGCGGCTGTGCCGGCGACGAAAAAGGCACCGGCCAAGAAAGCGGCCGCCAAGGCTCCAGCCAAAAAAGCCGTCGCGAAAAAGACTGCGCCTGCCAAAGCAGCTGTCGACACCAAAAAAGTCGCTGTCGCCGATGACACAAAGAAGTGA
- the pdxH gene encoding pyridoxamine 5'-phosphate oxidase — MTRPLADMRRDYTRDGLTEAQAPDEPFALFHQWFADAVKTEQVPVEANAMTLATVDQDGRPHCRILLLKGLDEQGFTFFTNYESDKGQQLAANPFAAMTFFWPALERQVRIEGRVVKVTPEESDAYYQVRPLGSRLGAWASPQSRVIADRGELEALLKNTEQRFSDTQPHCPEHWGGYRLLPERIEFWQGRASRLHDRLNYRLQAAEWVRERLAP; from the coding sequence ATGACCCGGCCCTTGGCAGATATGCGTCGCGACTACACCCGAGATGGCCTGACCGAGGCGCAAGCCCCGGACGAGCCGTTCGCGCTGTTCCATCAGTGGTTTGCCGATGCGGTGAAAACCGAGCAGGTACCGGTGGAGGCGAATGCCATGACGCTGGCCACCGTCGATCAGGACGGTCGGCCGCATTGCCGCATCCTGCTGCTCAAGGGTTTGGACGAGCAGGGCTTCACCTTCTTCACCAACTACGAAAGCGACAAGGGTCAGCAACTGGCAGCCAATCCATTTGCGGCCATGACGTTCTTCTGGCCAGCCCTGGAGCGTCAGGTACGCATCGAAGGGCGGGTGGTGAAGGTCACGCCTGAAGAGTCCGACGCCTACTATCAGGTTCGTCCTCTGGGCAGCCGTCTCGGTGCCTGGGCCTCGCCCCAGAGCCGGGTGATTGCTGATCGCGGCGAACTGGAAGCGCTGCTCAAGAACACCGAGCAACGTTTCAGCGATACTCAGCCTCACTGCCCCGAGCACTGGGGCGGTTATCGCTTGCTACCCGAGCGCATCGAATTCTGGCAGGGCCGTGCGAGCCGTCTGCACGATCGCCTCAACTACCGCTTGCAGGCCGCCGAATGGGTTCGTGAACGCCTGGCGCCATAA
- a CDS encoding glycine zipper 2TM domain-containing protein, whose product MRKSVLLVASFSTMAMLLTGCQSSLTGDSYSRDEARRVQTIRMGTIEALRPVKIEGTKTPIGGAAGAVVGGVGGSAIGGGRGSIVAAVIGAVAGGLMGSAAEEGLTRTQGVEITVREDDGSMRAYVQEVQPNEVFRVGERVRISTVGGTSRVAH is encoded by the coding sequence ATGCGTAAGTCTGTTCTGCTGGTTGCTTCCTTTTCCACGATGGCGATGTTGCTCACTGGCTGCCAATCGAGCTTGACCGGTGACTCCTACTCCCGTGACGAAGCGCGTCGTGTGCAGACGATTCGCATGGGTACCATCGAAGCCCTGCGCCCAGTGAAAATCGAAGGCACCAAAACCCCAATCGGCGGCGCCGCCGGTGCAGTCGTGGGCGGTGTCGGCGGTAGCGCCATCGGCGGCGGTCGCGGCAGCATCGTCGCGGCAGTCATCGGCGCTGTCGCCGGCGGCCTGATGGGCTCGGCTGCCGAAGAAGGCCTGACCCGCACTCAAGGTGTTGAAATCACCGTGCGCGAAGACGATGGCAGCATGCGCGCCTACGTGCAGGAAGTTCAGCCAAACGAAGTGTTCCGCGTGGGTGAGCGGGTGCGGATCTCCACTGTGGGTGGTACGAGCCGCGTTGCGCACTAA
- a CDS encoding pyocin S6 family toxin immunity protein gives MIFIAISGFFDEPNPDDSLQYKKDVSQALEGVVLNVMGWSTLWDVPMGEHKLSTTQSSTIMELVGDSFRDDLVYYMGLCQD, from the coding sequence ATGATATTTATCGCAATCTCCGGTTTCTTCGACGAACCGAACCCGGACGATTCATTGCAATACAAAAAGGATGTGTCGCAGGCCTTAGAGGGAGTGGTGCTTAATGTCATGGGCTGGTCAACCTTGTGGGATGTACCCATGGGCGAGCACAAATTATCCACTACTCAATCCAGCACAATTATGGAACTGGTTGGCGACTCTTTCAGAGACGACTTGGTGTACTACATGGGACTTTGCCAAGACTAA
- a CDS encoding colicin E3-like toxin immunity protein produces MGLKVRLDWYDKETEIAEGKEYSADLGDDGSIIEALGLMGESEIYDGGFDVLASWVPELQSLFNHQIDITAFDYQVAFRYRQVW; encoded by the coding sequence ATGGGACTGAAAGTCAGATTGGATTGGTATGACAAGGAAACGGAAATAGCGGAAGGAAAGGAGTACTCCGCAGACCTTGGCGACGATGGTTCAATCATCGAAGCATTAGGTTTGATGGGAGAAAGCGAGATCTATGATGGAGGATTTGATGTTTTAGCGTCTTGGGTGCCGGAGCTTCAATCTCTGTTCAACCATCAAATTGATATCACCGCTTTTGACTACCAAGTTGCGTTTCGATATCGGCAAGTATGGTGA
- the nhaA gene encoding Na+/H+ antiporter NhaA has product MPLRSTFTRFFQLEAASGLLLIAAAALALIINNSSLSWLYSGLLDTPVVAQIGALKIAKPLLLWINDGLMALFFLLIGLEVKREVLDGQLSKPSQIVLPGAAAIGGMVVPALIYWFLNRDNPSALGGWAIPTATDIAFALGVLALLGKRVPVSLKLFLMTLAIIDDLGAIIIIAIFYSGALSTLSLALAAACIAALVGMNRLGVVKLGPYMIIGLILWVCVLKSGVHATLAGVTLAFCIPLRTKNAEPSPLLTLEHALHPWVAYGILPLFAFANAGLSLSGVTVESFTHDVPMGIAVGLLLGKMVGVFGLTWLAVKIGIATLPQGANWGQVLGVAILCGIGFTMSLFVGSLAFVPGSSEYAGMDRMGILTGSILAALIGYAVTAAASRKSTAPVFLSEKEHS; this is encoded by the coding sequence TTGCCTCTGCGTAGCACGTTCACGCGTTTCTTTCAGTTGGAAGCTGCCAGCGGTCTGTTATTGATCGCCGCGGCCGCTCTCGCCCTGATCATAAACAATTCATCGCTGTCGTGGCTCTATAGCGGCCTGCTGGACACCCCCGTGGTGGCTCAGATCGGCGCGCTGAAAATCGCCAAACCGCTGCTGCTGTGGATCAACGATGGCCTGATGGCCCTGTTCTTCCTGCTGATCGGGCTGGAAGTGAAGCGCGAAGTCCTCGACGGCCAACTGTCGAAACCATCGCAGATCGTCCTGCCCGGCGCGGCGGCGATTGGCGGCATGGTGGTGCCGGCGCTGATTTACTGGTTCCTCAATCGCGACAACCCGTCCGCCTTGGGTGGCTGGGCCATTCCGACCGCCACCGACATCGCCTTCGCCCTCGGCGTACTGGCCCTGCTGGGCAAACGCGTGCCGGTATCGCTGAAACTGTTCCTGATGACCCTGGCGATCATCGACGACCTGGGCGCGATCATCATCATCGCGATCTTCTATTCCGGCGCGTTGTCGACCTTATCCCTCGCGTTGGCTGCGGCCTGCATCGCGGCCTTGGTCGGGATGAATCGACTCGGCGTGGTCAAGCTTGGGCCGTACATGATCATCGGGCTGATCCTCTGGGTCTGCGTGCTCAAGAGCGGCGTGCACGCCACGCTGGCCGGCGTGACGCTGGCCTTCTGCATTCCACTGCGCACGAAAAACGCTGAACCTTCGCCGCTGCTGACCCTGGAACATGCCCTGCACCCGTGGGTGGCCTACGGCATCCTGCCGCTGTTTGCCTTCGCCAACGCCGGCCTGTCACTGAGCGGCGTGACCGTCGAAAGCTTCACTCACGACGTGCCGATGGGCATCGCCGTCGGCCTGCTGCTGGGCAAGATGGTCGGCGTGTTCGGCCTGACCTGGCTGGCGGTGAAAATCGGCATCGCTACCCTGCCCCAAGGCGCCAACTGGGGCCAGGTACTGGGTGTGGCGATCCTCTGCGGCATCGGTTTCACCATGAGCCTGTTCGTCGGCTCCCTGGCCTTCGTGCCCGGCAGCAGTGAATACGCCGGGATGGATCGAATGGGGATTCTGACCGGCTCGATACTGGCGGCATTGATCGGTTATGCGGTGACGGCGGCGGCGAGTCGCAAGAGCACTGCACCTGTTTTCCTGAGCGAAAAAGAACACTCTTAA
- a CDS encoding PLP-dependent cysteine synthase family protein has translation MMSDNRQWAREAIRIIEADFQRSADTHLIPLPLPGLPGIELYFKDESSHPTGSLKHRLARSLFLYALCNGWLKPGAPVIEASSGSTAISEAYFARLLGLPFIAVMPATTSKEKIAQIAFYGGKSHLVDDPTQIYAESERLAREHDGHFIDQFTYAERATDWRANNNIAESIFQQMRFEQHPEPSWLISSPGTGGTTATLGRYVRYRQHCTRVLCADAERSVFFDYYQTGDASLRLDCGSRIEGIGRPRVEASFLPKVIDAMVKVPDALSLAAMHYLAQHLGRRVGGSSGTNLIGALVAAQQMVAAGESGSIVAILCDGGERYATTYYDQAWLKAQGYELSGLLDAVAASVERGEPLPASVLRANI, from the coding sequence ATCATGAGCGACAACCGACAGTGGGCCCGCGAAGCCATCCGGATCATCGAGGCCGACTTCCAGCGCAGCGCTGATACCCACCTGATCCCCTTGCCTCTGCCGGGGTTGCCGGGCATCGAGTTGTATTTCAAGGATGAGTCGAGCCATCCCACCGGTAGCCTGAAACATCGGCTGGCGCGCTCGTTGTTCCTCTACGCCCTGTGTAACGGCTGGCTCAAACCCGGTGCGCCAGTGATCGAAGCCTCCAGCGGTTCGACGGCGATTTCCGAGGCGTACTTCGCCCGCTTGCTGGGGTTGCCGTTCATTGCGGTGATGCCCGCGACCACGTCCAAGGAAAAGATCGCGCAGATCGCTTTCTACGGTGGCAAGAGTCATTTGGTGGACGATCCGACGCAGATCTACGCCGAGTCCGAACGCCTGGCTCGCGAACATGACGGGCACTTCATCGACCAGTTCACCTACGCCGAACGCGCCACCGACTGGCGGGCGAACAACAACATCGCCGAATCGATCTTCCAGCAGATGCGTTTCGAGCAGCACCCGGAACCGAGCTGGCTGATTTCCAGCCCCGGCACCGGCGGCACCACCGCGACGCTCGGCCGTTACGTGCGCTATCGCCAGCATTGCACCCGCGTGCTGTGCGCCGATGCGGAGCGTTCGGTGTTCTTCGATTATTACCAGACCGGCGATGCCAGCCTGCGTCTGGATTGCGGGTCACGGATTGAAGGCATTGGTCGGCCGCGAGTGGAAGCGTCGTTCCTGCCCAAGGTGATCGATGCGATGGTCAAAGTGCCGGATGCGTTGTCGCTGGCGGCCATGCATTACCTGGCGCAGCATTTGGGGCGACGGGTTGGCGGATCGAGCGGGACCAACCTGATCGGTGCCTTGGTGGCAGCCCAGCAGATGGTGGCGGCGGGGGAGTCGGGGTCGATCGTGGCGATTCTGTGCGATGGCGGCGAGCGCTATGCCACCACCTATTACGATCAGGCCTGGCTCAAGGCCCAAGGGTATGAGTTGAGTGGTTTGCTGGATGCCGTGGCGGCGAGTGTCGAGCGCGGCGAGCCGCTGCCGGCCAGCGTGTTGCGCGCCAATATCTAA
- a CDS encoding NAD(P)/FAD-dependent oxidoreductase, with protein sequence MLRITELKLPIDHPEEDLRPAIVLRLGIASDDLLDFTLFKRSYDARKKSSELCFIYTIDLNVRDEASVLHTFADDRNVNVAPDVSYKVVGQAPADLEQRPVVVGFGPCGIFAGLLLAQMGFKPIILERGTEVRQRTKDTWGLWRKSVLNPESNVQFGEGGAGTFSDGKLYSQIKDPKFIGRKVLHEFVKAGAPEEILYVSKPHIGTFRLTGVVENMREQIRAMGGEVRFQQRVTDVLIEDGQLVGVELNGGEQIHSKHVILALGHSARDTFRMLHGRGVYMEAKPFSVGFRIEHPQSLIDRARLGKYAGHPKLGAADYKLVHHASNGRSVYSFCMCPGGTVVAATSEPNRVVTNGMSQYSRNERNANSGIVVGITPEVDYPGGPLAGIELQERLESHAFVLGGSNYEAPAQLVGDFIAGKPSTELGSVEPSYKPGVALGDLALALPAFAIEAIREALPAFEKQIRGYSLHDAVLTGIETRTSSPLRITRNESMQSLNVKGLFPAGEGAGYAGGILSAGVDGIRIAEAVARDILGLEA encoded by the coding sequence ATGTTACGAATCACCGAACTCAAGTTGCCGATCGACCATCCCGAAGAAGACCTGCGCCCTGCCATCGTGCTGCGCCTGGGCATCGCCAGTGATGACCTGCTCGATTTCACCTTGTTCAAGCGCAGCTACGATGCGCGCAAAAAGTCCTCCGAACTGTGCTTCATCTACACCATCGACCTCAACGTTCGCGATGAGGCGTCGGTACTGCACACATTCGCCGATGACCGTAACGTCAACGTGGCGCCGGATGTCAGCTACAAAGTAGTCGGCCAGGCGCCGGCTGATCTTGAGCAACGTCCTGTCGTCGTGGGTTTCGGCCCATGCGGAATCTTCGCCGGCCTGCTGCTGGCGCAGATGGGCTTCAAGCCGATCATTCTCGAACGTGGCACCGAAGTGCGTCAGCGCACCAAGGACACCTGGGGCCTGTGGCGCAAAAGCGTGCTCAACCCCGAATCCAACGTGCAATTCGGTGAAGGCGGCGCGGGTACGTTCTCCGACGGCAAGCTCTACAGCCAGATCAAGGACCCGAAATTCATCGGTCGCAAAGTCTTGCACGAGTTCGTCAAGGCCGGCGCGCCGGAAGAAATCCTCTACGTCAGCAAACCGCACATTGGTACATTCCGTCTGACCGGTGTTGTGGAAAACATGCGTGAGCAGATTCGCGCCATGGGCGGCGAAGTGCGCTTCCAGCAACGCGTCACTGACGTCTTGATCGAGGACGGCCAACTGGTCGGCGTCGAGCTCAATGGCGGCGAGCAGATCCATTCGAAACACGTAATTCTGGCCCTCGGCCACAGCGCGCGGGACACCTTCCGCATGCTCCACGGCCGTGGCGTGTACATGGAGGCCAAGCCGTTTTCGGTGGGTTTCCGCATCGAGCACCCACAATCGCTGATCGACCGCGCGCGCCTGGGCAAATACGCCGGGCACCCGAAACTCGGCGCTGCCGATTACAAACTGGTGCACCACGCCAGCAACGGTCGTTCGGTCTACAGCTTCTGCATGTGCCCGGGCGGCACCGTAGTGGCGGCGACCTCCGAGCCGAACCGCGTGGTCACCAACGGCATGAGCCAGTACTCGCGTAACGAGCGCAACGCCAACTCCGGGATCGTCGTCGGGATCACCCCGGAAGTCGATTATCCAGGTGGCCCACTGGCTGGCATCGAGTTGCAGGAACGCCTGGAATCCCACGCCTTTGTGTTGGGCGGCAGCAACTATGAAGCACCGGCACAATTGGTCGGTGACTTCATTGCAGGCAAACCGTCGACCGAATTGGGCAGCGTCGAGCCGTCCTACAAACCGGGCGTTGCCTTGGGCGATCTGGCCCTGGCCTTGCCGGCATTCGCCATCGAAGCGATACGCGAAGCCTTGCCAGCGTTCGAGAAGCAGATTCGTGGCTACTCGCTGCACGACGCGGTGTTGACCGGGATCGAGACGCGCACATCATCGCCGCTGCGGATTACCCGTAACGAGTCGATGCAGAGTCTGAACGTGAAGGGCTTGTTCCCGGCCGGTGAAGGCGCGGGTTATGCGGGCGGGATTCTGTCGGCGGGCGTCGACGGGATTCGGATTGCAGAAGCTGTGGCCCGTGACATCCTTGGCCTAGAGGCCTGA
- a CDS encoding COG3650 family protein, with protein MRVARSMVLVALLPLFAACQLLDGPRESASHVGQTRMQGQLTAADGKLLFQPCNEQRSYVVNDTGGTSVLQEAATLADDQGKLFADVRGRIANGADSRLDLGQLYRVERSGTACDDPNFKLLILRAAGHGPEWNVKVSGKGMVIDRAGQPPLALPYVEEQLGDGRFNLSTEANNQRIELWVAPQRCVDSSSGSVQHMSAELRIDGQVQRGCGYFGGSRND; from the coding sequence ATGCGTGTTGCCCGTTCCATGGTGCTTGTTGCCCTGCTTCCGCTGTTCGCCGCCTGCCAGTTGCTGGATGGCCCGCGCGAAAGTGCCTCCCATGTGGGCCAGACCCGTATGCAAGGCCAGTTGACGGCGGCCGACGGCAAGTTACTGTTTCAGCCGTGTAATGAGCAGCGCAGTTATGTGGTCAACGACACCGGCGGCACCAGCGTCCTGCAAGAGGCCGCAACCCTGGCCGATGATCAGGGCAAGTTGTTTGCCGACGTACGTGGCCGGATCGCCAATGGTGCCGATAGCCGGCTCGATCTGGGGCAGCTATACCGCGTCGAGCGCTCAGGTACGGCGTGCGACGATCCCAATTTCAAACTGCTGATACTGCGTGCCGCCGGCCATGGTCCTGAATGGAACGTCAAAGTCAGTGGCAAAGGCATGGTCATCGACCGCGCCGGTCAGCCACCCTTGGCCCTGCCGTACGTTGAAGAGCAACTGGGCGATGGTCGCTTCAACCTCAGCACCGAAGCCAATAACCAGCGCATCGAGCTCTGGGTCGCGCCGCAACGCTGCGTCGACAGCAGCAGCGGCAGCGTGCAGCACATGAGCGCCGAGCTGCGCATCGATGGCCAGGTGCAACGCGGCTGTGGGTATTTCGGCGGATCGCGTAACGACTGA
- a CDS encoding acyltransferase family protein, protein MNQHLSIFPKRLYALDALRGIAALAVVFWHWQHFFFQGALPGPLQIEQQPFYNAFSLFYRHGGDAVALFFSLSGFIFFWLFGHAVAQRELTGKQFFIERFSRIYPLHLATFVSVALLQMVYTRYTGNAFVYPFNDLYHGVLNVLLAPAWGLEQGWSFNGPAWSISIEAMLYAAFFLLWRYSPHPALISVLSIAVAAYLFPSHYKITLGVFSFFCGGIGYLLVTWLLQRAPARWAGSSLAIGCVTGWWLFGADQPLIKFALLFPLTIMAIAACHQLLEPAARRLAWLGDISYASYLLHFPLQIIAALLADKFFPGRSVFYQPWTLLLFFAVLIGTSLLCHRLFERPMQQWLRQFGRERLASGEIARQ, encoded by the coding sequence ATGAACCAACACCTGTCTATTTTCCCCAAACGTCTGTATGCACTGGATGCACTGCGCGGTATCGCGGCATTGGCAGTAGTGTTCTGGCATTGGCAGCACTTCTTTTTTCAAGGGGCGTTACCGGGTCCACTGCAGATTGAACAGCAACCTTTTTACAATGCGTTCTCATTGTTTTATCGGCACGGTGGCGATGCGGTTGCGTTGTTTTTCAGCCTGTCCGGGTTCATCTTTTTTTGGCTATTCGGTCATGCGGTGGCGCAGCGGGAGCTGACTGGAAAACAGTTTTTCATCGAGCGTTTCAGCCGTATCTATCCATTGCATCTGGCAACATTCGTCAGCGTTGCGCTGTTGCAGATGGTCTACACGCGGTATACGGGAAACGCTTTTGTTTATCCGTTCAACGATCTCTATCACGGCGTGTTGAATGTTCTTCTCGCCCCTGCGTGGGGATTGGAGCAAGGCTGGTCATTCAACGGCCCGGCTTGGTCCATCTCTATTGAAGCGATGCTGTACGCCGCTTTCTTCCTGCTGTGGCGTTATTCGCCCCATCCAGCATTGATCAGCGTTTTATCGATCGCTGTGGCCGCTTACCTGTTTCCATCGCACTACAAAATCACCTTGGGAGTGTTCAGTTTTTTCTGCGGTGGCATTGGCTACCTATTGGTGACGTGGTTGCTGCAACGGGCACCCGCCCGTTGGGCAGGAAGTAGTTTGGCGATAGGTTGTGTAACCGGGTGGTGGCTGTTCGGCGCCGATCAGCCGTTGATCAAGTTTGCGCTGTTGTTTCCACTGACGATCATGGCCATTGCAGCCTGTCATCAGTTGCTGGAACCGGCCGCCCGGCGCTTGGCTTGGTTGGGCGATATCAGCTATGCCTCTTATTTGCTGCACTTCCCCCTGCAAATCATCGCCGCGCTGCTTGCCGATAAATTCTTCCCGGGGCGTAGCGTCTTTTATCAGCCGTGGACGTTGCTGCTGTTCTTCGCGGTACTGATCGGGACCAGTCTGTTGTGCCATCGCTTGTTCGAACGACCGATGCAGCAGTGGCTGAGACAGTTCGGGCGCGAGCGCCTGGCGAGCGGCGAAATCGCTCGCCAGTAA
- a CDS encoding short chain dehydrogenase — translation MKILLIGASGTVGSAIDHELSQRHEIIRIGRKSGEFQVDISDSASIRKLFQQTGNFDALICAAGSVNFVPLATMTEQDFELGLRDKLMGQVNLLLIGREFANDGASFTFTTGILSHDPIRTGSSASLVNGALDSFVRAAAIELPRGLRINSVSPNVLVEAMGSYAPYFRGFKPVPAAEVALAYAKSVEGLQTGQTYRVG, via the coding sequence ATGAAAATTCTTTTGATTGGCGCCTCTGGCACCGTCGGCTCGGCGATTGACCATGAACTGTCCCAGCGCCACGAAATCATCCGTATCGGCCGTAAAAGCGGTGAGTTTCAGGTCGACATCAGTGACAGTGCCTCGATCCGCAAATTGTTCCAACAGACCGGCAACTTCGATGCGTTGATCTGCGCCGCTGGCAGCGTCAACTTCGTGCCGCTGGCGACCATGACCGAACAAGACTTCGAGCTCGGCTTGCGGGATAAGCTGATGGGTCAGGTCAACCTGCTGCTGATCGGCCGGGAATTCGCCAATGACGGTGCATCATTCACCTTCACCACCGGCATCCTCAGCCACGATCCGATTCGTACCGGCAGCTCGGCCTCCCTGGTCAACGGCGCCCTCGACAGCTTCGTCCGCGCTGCAGCGATCGAACTGCCGCGTGGCTTGCGCATCAACTCGGTCAGCCCGAACGTGCTGGTGGAAGCCATGGGTAGCTACGCCCCGTACTTCCGTGGTTTCAAACCGGTTCCCGCCGCCGAAGTGGCGCTGGCCTACGCCAAAAGCGTAGAAGGCTTACAGACCGGCCAGACTTACCGCGTCGGCTAA
- a CDS encoding LysR family transcriptional regulator, with protein sequence MSEMDDLAAFAVLIEAGSFTLAAQQLGCSKGQLSKRISLLEMRFSVVLLQRTTRRLSLTAAGAALLPQAQALVIHVERARQALARLKDDMAGPVRMTVPVSLGESFFDGALLEFSRQYPEVQIELELNNHYRDLSRDGFDLAIRSEVANDERLVARPLLAWHEMTCASPAYLERFGEPLTPQALAEHRCLLNSHYSGREEWLYHQQHELLRVRVSGPFASNHYNLLKKAALADAGIARLPSYLLQEELADGRLRWLLRDYQTRSMPMYLVHPYQGGLPKRTQVLADYLMGWFKRSGEALDRLQR encoded by the coding sequence ATGAGCGAGATGGATGACCTGGCGGCGTTTGCGGTGTTGATTGAAGCAGGCAGTTTCACCTTGGCAGCCCAGCAATTGGGTTGCAGCAAAGGCCAATTGTCCAAGCGCATCAGCCTGCTGGAGATGCGTTTTTCGGTGGTGTTGCTGCAACGCACCACTCGACGTTTGAGTCTGACGGCAGCGGGCGCGGCGCTGTTGCCGCAAGCCCAGGCGCTGGTGATTCATGTCGAGCGAGCGCGTCAGGCCTTGGCGCGATTGAAAGACGACATGGCTGGCCCGGTGCGGATGACGGTTCCGGTGTCATTGGGGGAAAGCTTCTTTGACGGCGCACTGCTGGAGTTTTCCCGGCAGTACCCCGAGGTGCAGATCGAACTGGAGCTCAACAATCACTACCGCGACCTGTCCCGGGACGGTTTCGACCTGGCGATCCGTTCGGAAGTGGCCAACGATGAACGCCTGGTCGCCCGACCGCTGTTGGCCTGGCACGAGATGACCTGCGCCAGCCCTGCGTACCTTGAGCGATTCGGTGAACCACTGACGCCTCAGGCCCTGGCGGAACACCGCTGCCTGCTCAACAGCCATTACAGCGGTCGCGAAGAATGGCTCTATCACCAACAGCACGAGTTACTGCGGGTGCGGGTGTCGGGGCCGTTCGCCAGCAACCATTACAACCTCTTGAAGAAAGCCGCGCTGGCGGATGCGGGCATTGCGCGTTTGCCGTCCTATTTGTTGCAAGAGGAATTGGCTGACGGGCGTTTGAGATGGCTCCTGCGCGATTATCAGACTCGCAGCATGCCGATGTACCTGGTGCACCCGTATCAGGGTGGTTTGCCGAAACGCACCCAAGTGCTGGCGGATTATTTGATGGGTTGGTTCAAGCGTAGCGGCGAGGCATTGGATCGGCTTCAACGATAG
- a CDS encoding DoxX family protein: MNTHRNPIARVIALLEKIPHSLIAFIARFSIAAVFWKSGQTKVEGLAIDLIDGTFQLGVPRLADSTIALFQSEYHLPLLSPELAAHLAAFAEHFFPVLILIGFATRFSAVALLGMTLTIQLFVYPDAYPTHGTWAAVLLYLMATGPGKLSIDHLIAKRYAHSRQ, from the coding sequence ATGAACACCCATCGGAACCCCATCGCCCGCGTCATCGCGCTGCTGGAAAAAATCCCCCACAGCCTGATCGCCTTTATCGCGCGCTTTTCCATTGCCGCGGTGTTCTGGAAGTCCGGGCAAACCAAGGTGGAAGGTCTGGCCATTGACTTGATCGACGGCACCTTTCAACTCGGCGTACCAAGGCTGGCGGACTCGACTATTGCGTTGTTCCAGAGCGAATATCACCTGCCACTGCTCTCCCCGGAACTGGCGGCGCACCTGGCGGCCTTCGCCGAGCATTTCTTTCCAGTGCTGATTCTGATCGGCTTCGCCACACGTTTTTCGGCGGTGGCACTGCTGGGTATGACGCTGACTATTCAGCTGTTCGTGTACCCAGATGCCTATCCGACTCACGGCACCTGGGCGGCGGTGTTGCTGTACTTGATGGCGACCGGGCCGGGCAAGTTGTCGATTGATCATCTGATTGCCAAGCGTTACGCCCACTCCAGACAATGA